A genome region from Staphylococcus capitis subsp. capitis includes the following:
- a CDS encoding amino acid ABC transporter ATP-binding protein has product MIELKNIHKSFNETEVIKGIDLTVDKGEVVTLIGRSGSGKTTLLRMMNALEIPTDGTVYVNGKTYTEKDKKSQIEVRKQSGMVFQNYNLFPHKSALENVMEGLVTVKKMKKSEAERKSMELLEKVGLDHVKDQRPHALSGGQQQRVVIARALAMNPKVMLFDEPTSALDPELVNDVLKVIKELADEGMTMVIVTHEMRFAREVSNHTVFIHEGKIAEQGSPDEMFNQPQTEELKRFLNVIK; this is encoded by the coding sequence ATGATTGAATTAAAAAATATCCATAAGTCTTTTAATGAAACCGAAGTGATTAAAGGCATTGATTTAACTGTAGATAAAGGTGAAGTTGTAACTTTAATAGGGCGTTCAGGTTCTGGTAAGACAACGTTACTTCGTATGATGAATGCTTTAGAGATTCCAACAGACGGTACAGTCTATGTTAATGGTAAAACTTATACTGAAAAGGATAAAAAATCTCAAATCGAAGTACGCAAACAGTCTGGAATGGTCTTCCAAAATTATAATTTATTCCCACATAAATCTGCTTTAGAAAATGTGATGGAAGGACTTGTTACGGTTAAGAAAATGAAAAAGTCTGAAGCCGAACGTAAATCAATGGAATTATTAGAAAAAGTTGGACTTGATCACGTGAAAGACCAACGTCCTCATGCTTTATCAGGTGGACAACAACAACGTGTTGTCATTGCTCGAGCATTAGCAATGAATCCTAAGGTCATGCTATTTGATGAACCTACATCAGCACTTGATCCAGAATTAGTTAATGATGTTTTGAAGGTAATCAAAGAACTCGCTGATGAAGGTATGACGATGGTCATTGTGACGCATGAAATGCGTTTTGCTAGGGAAGTCTCAAATCATACAGTTTTTATTCATGAAGGTAAAATTGCTGAGCAAGGCTCGCCAGACGAAATGTTTAATCAACCTCAAACTGAGGAATTAAAACGCTTTTTAAATGTAATTAAATAA
- a CDS encoding DUF3850 domain-containing protein — protein MEHSMKLNVEPFEAIRNHKKTVEIRLNDEKRQKVKIGDTIVFTNIDDSEKK, from the coding sequence ATGGAACACTCGATGAAGTTAAATGTGGAGCCATTCGAAGCCATTCGTAATCATAAGAAAACGGTAGAAATTAGACTGAATGATGAGAAAAGACAAAAAGTTAAAATTGGTGACACGATTGTCTTTACAAATATAGACGACTCAGAGAAAAAATGA
- a CDS encoding aminoacyltransferase, whose product MKFVNLSSEEFDQFTSENFSHYTQSSIHFDNRNKMKGDVHLVGVKDEDDKVIAGCLLTEARSLKFFKYFYTHRGPVMDYNNQSLVRFFFKSLTDYLKKRNCLYVLVDPYLLENLRNADGEIIESFDNRPFIKTMEDLGYKHQGYTVGYDTMSQIRWLSVLDLKDKTEDQLLKEMDYQTRRNIKKTYEMGVQVKTLPIEETDTFFELFQMAEEKHGFKFREKPYFEDMQKTYEDHAMLKLAYIDLQDYLNTLQEKHDNLEKQLKEVEKTLEENPNSKKNKTKHTQVKQQYDSNERKINQTKDKIAEEGQVLNLAAALYIYNDHEVYYLSSGSNPKYNAYMGAYRLQWEMIKFAKEHDINRYNFYGITGDFSEDAEDAGVQKFKEGFNADVYEYIGDFVKPIKPIFYKLKEILDNRKS is encoded by the coding sequence ATGAAATTTGTTAACTTATCTTCTGAAGAATTCGATCAATTTACTTCAGAAAATTTTTCACATTATACACAATCAAGTATACATTTTGATAACCGTAATAAAATGAAAGGCGATGTTCATCTTGTAGGAGTTAAAGATGAAGATGACAAAGTCATTGCTGGTTGCCTTTTAACAGAGGCACGCTCGCTTAAATTCTTTAAATATTTCTACACACATAGAGGTCCAGTAATGGATTATAATAATCAATCATTAGTTCGTTTCTTCTTTAAATCTCTTACAGATTACTTGAAAAAACGTAACTGCTTATACGTTCTTGTTGATCCTTACCTACTAGAAAACTTGAGAAACGCTGATGGTGAGATTATCGAATCATTCGACAATCGACCATTCATCAAAACAATGGAAGATTTAGGTTATAAACATCAAGGTTATACAGTCGGCTATGATACAATGAGCCAAATTCGTTGGCTATCAGTATTAGATCTTAAAGACAAGACTGAAGATCAACTATTAAAAGAAATGGATTACCAAACACGTCGTAATATTAAGAAAACTTATGAGATGGGTGTTCAAGTTAAAACACTTCCTATAGAAGAAACAGACACATTCTTTGAATTGTTCCAAATGGCTGAGGAAAAACATGGTTTCAAATTCCGTGAAAAACCTTACTTCGAAGATATGCAAAAAACGTATGAAGATCATGCAATGCTGAAACTTGCTTATATAGACTTACAAGACTACCTAAATACATTACAAGAAAAACATGATAACTTAGAAAAACAACTAAAAGAAGTTGAAAAAACATTAGAAGAAAATCCAAATTCTAAGAAAAATAAAACTAAACACACGCAAGTAAAACAGCAATATGATAGTAATGAACGTAAAATTAATCAAACTAAAGATAAGATTGCTGAAGAAGGACAAGTACTTAATCTAGCCGCTGCGTTATATATTTATAATGACCATGAAGTATATTATCTCTCTAGTGGTTCAAACCCTAAATATAATGCTTATATGGGTGCTTACCGTTTACAGTGGGAAATGATTAAATTTGCTAAAGAGCATGATATTAATCGTTATAATTTCTATGGTATCACTGGAGACTTTAGTGAAGATGCTGAAGACGCAGGTGTACAAAAATTCAAAGAAGGTTTCAATGCTGACGTTTATGAATATATTGGTGATTTTGTTAAACCAATAAAACCTATATTCTACAAACTAAAAGAAATCTTAGATAATCGCAAATCATAA
- a CDS encoding DUF4467 domain-containing protein, with translation MKKLAVALSVVALILAGCSSGKYTDKIDKAVKMQDKKQEKIAKHDTGDEVKHFDKKDANIYVFKKGKYVILAYKPLSDDAEVHYYTYEFKGKKAHYKENFNSKGYYEEHEPDYKEENMN, from the coding sequence TTGAAGAAATTAGCAGTTGCTTTATCAGTAGTAGCACTTATATTGGCGGGATGTAGTAGTGGTAAATATACTGATAAAATTGATAAAGCTGTAAAAATGCAAGACAAAAAACAAGAAAAAATAGCTAAGCACGATACAGGAGATGAAGTAAAACACTTTGATAAGAAAGATGCGAATATTTATGTATTTAAAAAAGGGAAATACGTTATTCTTGCATATAAACCATTGAGTGATGATGCTGAAGTACATTATTACACATATGAGTTTAAAGGCAAAAAAGCGCATTACAAAGAAAACTTTAACTCCAAAGGTTATTATGAAGAACATGAACCTGATTACAAGGAAGAAAACATGAATTAA
- a CDS encoding DsbA family protein: MKKLIGIIAILTIIFIYGCSKQPSSIKAKQDGKPLIVMYGDFKCPYCKKVEDKVMPKLRNKYIDKNKVKFQYVNLAFIGKDSIIGSRAQQAVNHYAPKYSLQFQKLMFEHQKDEDKKWITHTLIDKQIDKLNISNKTKDKIKTNYKTKNSTSWKAAEKDKKLGKEHHIKQTPTVFIEGKKVKDPYDFSSYQKLLEE; the protein is encoded by the coding sequence ATGAAAAAATTAATTGGAATTATAGCCATTTTAACCATCATTTTTATATATGGGTGTTCAAAACAACCAAGTTCTATTAAAGCTAAACAAGATGGCAAGCCATTAATAGTTATGTATGGAGATTTTAAATGTCCATATTGTAAAAAAGTAGAAGATAAAGTGATGCCAAAGTTGAGAAATAAATATATTGATAAAAATAAAGTTAAGTTTCAATATGTGAACCTTGCCTTTATAGGAAAGGACTCAATTATTGGTTCAAGAGCACAACAAGCAGTAAATCATTATGCACCAAAGTATTCACTCCAATTTCAAAAGTTAATGTTTGAACATCAAAAAGACGAAGATAAGAAATGGATTACACATACATTAATAGATAAACAAATTGATAAATTAAACATTAGTAATAAAACTAAAGATAAGATTAAAACAAATTATAAAACTAAAAATTCAACATCATGGAAAGCTGCTGAAAAAGATAAAAAACTAGGTAAGGAACATCATATAAAACAAACTCCTACAGTATTCATTGAAGGTAAAAAAGTTAAAGATCCATATGATTTTAGTAGTTATCAAAAACTTTTAGAAGAGTAA
- a CDS encoding SRPBCC domain-containing protein: MPIKKEKNRIIFSRTFQASIEKVFDAYTKKELFEQWFHPKGASIEVYHFNAVEGGEAFFAIQAPNMTSYTVTKYQKVDKPNHIEYLDYFANSKGEKDTSMPGMQIFMNFEEQNGQTTVTSTSVFPTQEAAQQALDMGVEQGMDSTLDQLDKLLKS, from the coding sequence ATGCCAATTAAAAAAGAAAAAAATAGAATTATTTTTTCTAGAACATTTCAAGCATCTATTGAAAAAGTATTTGATGCTTATACTAAGAAAGAATTATTTGAACAGTGGTTTCATCCTAAAGGCGCTTCAATAGAGGTTTATCATTTTAACGCTGTTGAGGGTGGAGAGGCGTTTTTCGCGATTCAAGCGCCTAACATGACAAGTTATACTGTTACTAAATATCAAAAAGTAGACAAACCTAATCATATTGAATATCTAGATTACTTTGCTAATTCTAAAGGTGAGAAAGATACTTCAATGCCTGGTATGCAAATTTTCATGAATTTTGAAGAGCAAAATGGCCAAACAACAGTTACCTCAACATCAGTATTTCCAACTCAAGAAGCTGCTCAACAAGCATTAGATATGGGCGTTGAGCAAGGGATGGATTCAACTTTAGATCAATTAGATAAGTTACTTAAATCTTAG
- a CDS encoding formate/nitrite transporter family protein, whose protein sequence is MIHNNKNVQDTHATKTIVQNIAGQVQMKEVMADKTPSRYALKSMMAGFLLSIVTVFMLAIKTQFASTHIDGLINLMGAISFSLGLVLVVLTHSELLTSNFMYLTVGWYYKVISMKKVTWIFIFCFIGNIVGGFILFFLLKFSHVMTPEMTNSLTTLVHKKTVESTWVSILIKGIFCNFFINIGIFISLQFKEGLAKAFFIACGVIVFVFMGYEHVVFNAGLYAGMIFFNIEALSWLDVLKNIVFAFIGNYIGGGICVGLVYAYLNGKRDSLTE, encoded by the coding sequence ATGATACATAATAATAAAAATGTTCAAGATACACATGCAACAAAGACAATTGTTCAAAATATTGCCGGTCAAGTACAAATGAAAGAGGTTATGGCTGATAAAACTCCGAGTCGATATGCTTTAAAATCAATGATGGCCGGTTTTTTACTTTCAATTGTTACAGTGTTTATGTTAGCAATCAAAACCCAATTTGCTTCAACACATATTGACGGCTTAATCAATTTGATGGGTGCAATTTCATTTAGTTTAGGGCTAGTGCTTGTTGTATTAACTCATTCTGAATTACTTACAAGTAATTTCATGTATTTAACCGTCGGCTGGTATTATAAAGTTATAAGTATGAAGAAAGTGACGTGGATATTCATCTTTTGTTTCATAGGAAATATTGTTGGTGGATTTATACTATTCTTCTTACTTAAATTTTCTCATGTAATGACACCAGAGATGACCAATAGTTTAACGACACTAGTACATAAGAAAACAGTTGAATCTACATGGGTGAGTATATTAATTAAAGGTATATTTTGTAATTTCTTTATCAATATTGGCATCTTCATTTCTCTACAATTTAAAGAGGGCTTAGCTAAAGCGTTTTTCATCGCTTGTGGTGTGATTGTCTTTGTATTTATGGGTTATGAACACGTAGTATTTAACGCAGGTCTTTATGCAGGAATGATATTCTTTAATATCGAGGCATTGTCTTGGTTAGACGTGTTAAAGAATATTGTTTTTGCATTTATTGGTAACTATATCGGTGGCGGTATATGTGTTGGTTTAGTTTACGCGTATCTTAATGGGAAACGTGATAGTTTAACTGAATAA
- a CDS encoding GNAT family N-acetyltransferase: MPETNIRIANLGDAEELHQLMYDAFTPLRELGIDWPSVNADLEMVKNNLENNTTFVMVKDNEIISTITVRYPWGSVRSISGYPFIWWFATKPSYDGQGYGSQLLRYVEEDFLRDTLKAAAVTLGTSARLHPWLLKIYEKRGYEKYAEHENDDGDLGVIMRKILIPERFEEQILGQPPF; the protein is encoded by the coding sequence ATGCCAGAGACAAATATAAGAATTGCTAACTTGGGAGATGCAGAGGAGCTACATCAATTAATGTATGATGCTTTCACACCATTAAGAGAGCTAGGAATTGATTGGCCTTCAGTCAATGCAGATTTAGAAATGGTTAAAAATAATTTAGAAAACAATACGACCTTTGTTATGGTAAAGGATAATGAAATTATTTCCACAATTACTGTACGTTATCCTTGGGGCAGTGTGAGAAGTATTTCTGGATATCCTTTTATATGGTGGTTTGCGACTAAACCATCTTATGATGGTCAGGGCTATGGTAGTCAATTGCTACGTTATGTTGAAGAGGATTTTTTAAGAGATACATTAAAAGCGGCAGCTGTAACTTTAGGTACCTCTGCAAGACTCCATCCTTGGTTACTTAAAATTTATGAAAAAAGAGGCTATGAAAAATATGCTGAACATGAAAATGATGATGGTGATTTAGGAGTCATAATGCGTAAAATTTTAATCCCTGAACGTTTTGAAGAACAAATATTAGGGCAACCACCATTTTAA
- the nikA gene encoding nickel ABC transporter substrate-binding protein encodes MKKILILNILVSFILASCGGKSNSDKNTLNVEIPLKTKSIAPYETDIPVKVGALESLFKMSKDGKVKPLLVKSTHQKSDNTLELTLKDNIKFQNGHKLTGNAVKSSLEEGMKKSDLLKGSLPIKSISAKGQKVTITTEEPYPELKSELASPFAAIYDTKAKSKVTDKPVGTGPYQIDNYKRAQKLELTKFKDYWQGKPKLNKVNVTYHEDGNTRVDNLLSGKSDLTTDVPIDRISDVKNSKKANIQSTSGFRTHLLLYNHQSKKINKNVREAFDMVINRKEIAKNISKNYAKPASTPFNDRLKNVKNDKVQPQDIEKAKKLLAQEGFSKSHPLKINMVTYDGRPELPKIGQVIQSEAKKANIDIQLRNVDDIDGYLKDPKAWDVSMYSYLTIPRGDTGYFFNTAYLPNGALNKGHYNNKEVTQLIKKLNTSFGEKQRASVTNEILEKSKGDIPNSYITYNDQIDGVSSKVKIFNVTPESIYLIDYKVSKKE; translated from the coding sequence ATGAAGAAAATTTTAATCCTTAACATATTAGTATCTTTTATTTTAGCAAGTTGTGGAGGGAAATCAAACTCTGATAAAAATACATTAAATGTTGAAATTCCCTTAAAAACAAAATCAATCGCCCCCTATGAAACCGATATTCCTGTTAAAGTAGGTGCTTTGGAGTCACTTTTCAAAATGTCAAAAGACGGTAAAGTTAAACCATTACTAGTTAAAAGCACACATCAAAAATCTGATAACACCCTCGAATTGACATTAAAAGATAATATTAAATTCCAAAATGGTCATAAATTGACTGGGAATGCTGTGAAATCAAGTTTAGAGGAGGGAATGAAAAAAAGTGATTTATTAAAGGGTTCATTACCTATTAAATCAATTTCTGCTAAAGGTCAAAAAGTGACGATTACTACAGAAGAACCTTATCCAGAATTAAAATCAGAACTAGCCAGTCCGTTTGCGGCAATTTATGATACTAAAGCCAAAAGTAAAGTTACCGACAAACCAGTCGGAACAGGTCCATACCAAATAGATAACTATAAACGCGCACAGAAGCTTGAACTCACAAAGTTCAAAGATTATTGGCAAGGAAAACCAAAACTCAATAAAGTAAATGTCACTTATCATGAAGATGGTAATACACGCGTTGATAACTTATTATCTGGTAAATCGGATTTAACCACAGATGTTCCTATCGATCGTATAAGTGATGTAAAAAATTCTAAGAAAGCTAATATCCAAAGTACGTCAGGTTTCCGAACACATCTACTGTTATACAATCATCAAAGTAAAAAGATTAATAAAAATGTTCGAGAAGCATTCGACATGGTTATTAATCGTAAAGAAATCGCTAAAAACATTTCTAAAAATTATGCTAAGCCTGCCTCAACTCCATTTAATGATCGATTAAAAAATGTGAAAAACGATAAAGTTCAACCCCAAGATATTGAAAAGGCTAAAAAATTATTAGCACAAGAAGGATTTAGTAAGTCACATCCACTTAAAATCAACATGGTCACATACGATGGTCGTCCAGAATTACCTAAAATTGGCCAAGTGATCCAATCAGAAGCTAAAAAAGCTAATATTGATATTCAGTTACGTAATGTAGATGATATAGATGGTTACCTTAAAGATCCAAAAGCTTGGGATGTGTCTATGTATAGTTATTTAACTATACCTCGAGGAGATACTGGCTATTTCTTCAATACTGCATATTTGCCTAACGGTGCACTCAATAAAGGACATTATAATAATAAAGAAGTCACTCAACTTATTAAAAAATTAAACACCTCTTTTGGTGAAAAACAACGTGCATCAGTTACCAATGAAATTTTAGAAAAGTCTAAAGGAGACATTCCAAATAGTTATATTACGTACAATGATCAAATTGATGGCGTAAGTAGTAAAGTTAAAATTTTCAATGTCACTCCTGAATCAATTTACCTTATTGATTACAAAGTAAGTAAAAAAGAATAA
- a CDS encoding sirohydrochlorin chelatase, with protein MIGNILVAHGMRKGQQNEALEEFITTLLKDEDYHYELAFLESDTQNLELTMEKMIKQGVTRFRIVPLLIFRAMHYIGDIPEILKSMKEKYPHINSEMSEPLGTHPYMKDLVERRMADVDLPANANVATVIIAHGNGSGRFTKAHEELKEFVKSIDSNKPVYARALYGVMTFKNDLDEISKKYDDLIIVPLFLFDGRLVNKVKRLISEMDIHCNLHITPSINFDHILKLIIRARIEQLAV; from the coding sequence GTGATAGGTAATATCTTAGTGGCACACGGTATGAGGAAAGGTCAACAAAATGAGGCACTAGAGGAGTTTATTACTACACTTTTAAAAGATGAAGATTATCATTATGAGCTTGCATTTTTAGAAAGTGATACGCAAAATCTTGAATTGACTATGGAAAAAATGATTAAGCAAGGTGTGACACGATTTAGAATTGTACCCTTACTTATATTCAGAGCGATGCACTATATAGGCGACATACCTGAGATTTTAAAAAGCATGAAAGAGAAATATCCTCATATTAATAGTGAAATGAGTGAGCCACTTGGTACGCATCCTTATATGAAGGATTTAGTTGAAAGAAGAATGGCAGATGTAGACTTACCAGCTAATGCGAATGTAGCAACAGTCATCATTGCACATGGTAACGGTAGTGGTCGTTTCACAAAAGCCCATGAAGAATTAAAAGAATTTGTGAAAAGTATTGATTCAAATAAACCAGTATACGCGAGAGCACTATATGGTGTAATGACATTTAAAAATGATTTGGATGAAATATCTAAAAAATACGATGATTTAATCATCGTACCGCTATTTTTATTTGATGGCCGTTTAGTTAATAAAGTTAAACGTTTAATATCAGAAATGGATATTCATTGTAATCTTCATATTACACCATCTATTAATTTTGACCACATTTTAAAATTAATTATTCGCGCACGTATAGAACAATTAGCTGTATAA
- the nirB gene encoding nitrite reductase large subunit NirB, producing the protein MSKQKLVMIGNGMAGIRTIEELISRDANRYDITVVGKEPYPNYNRIMLSNILQNKMTVEETIMNSYEWYEENHITLINDDPVEKVDRQSKKIITQKGIELEYDICIFATGSKAFVLPIEGSNLPSVIGWRTIQDTEQIIDIASKKKKAIVIGGGLLGLECARGLLDQGMDVTVLHLAEWLMEMQLDRKAGDMLRADLEKQGMKFELQANSKRIIGHEDVEAVELADGRVIETDLVVMAVGIRPYTEVAKDAGLDVQRGIVVNDFLQTSDSNIYAIGECAEHNGKVYGLVAPLYEQGKVLADYLTGNETEGYKGSTTFTSLKVSGCDLYSAGQIVENDDIHGIEIFNSIDNIYKKVYLNQGQVVGAVLYGDTDDGSRFYNMMKKHESLEDYTLVSLLHKGDDTGSVSIADMADDETICGCNGVNKGTIVNAITKEGLTSVNEVTQSTKAGNSCGKCKKQIGEILQYTLGDDFVAAKPSGICSCTELTRDQIVTQIRAKGLKTSKEVRRVLNFKDKNGCPKCRPAINYYLNMVYPLEHQDKQDSRFANERYHANIQNDGTFSVIPQMRGGVTDPDQLIKLGEVAKKYNVPLVKVTGSQRIGLYGLNKEELPNVWKDLGMRSASAYGKKTRSVKSCVGKEFCRFGTQYTTRLGIRLEKTFEYIDTPHKFKMGVSGCPRSCVESGVKDFGVISVENGYQIYIGGNGGTDVTVGQLLTTVETEDEVIQLCGALMQYYRETGIYAERTAPWIRRLGFENVKEVLLDKERQEELFNRIMEAKKAIENEPWQAIVENKNAQKIFEVEKV; encoded by the coding sequence ATGTCTAAACAAAAATTAGTAATGATTGGTAACGGTATGGCAGGTATACGAACTATAGAAGAACTGATTAGTCGAGATGCGAATCGCTATGATATCACAGTAGTCGGTAAAGAACCTTATCCAAACTATAATCGAATTATGTTATCCAATATTTTACAAAATAAAATGACTGTCGAAGAGACGATTATGAACAGTTATGAATGGTATGAAGAAAATCATATTACACTTATCAATGATGACCCAGTTGAAAAGGTAGACCGACAATCTAAAAAAATTATTACACAAAAAGGTATAGAACTAGAATATGATATTTGTATTTTCGCAACAGGTTCTAAAGCTTTTGTGTTACCCATTGAGGGGTCTAACTTACCGAGTGTTATCGGGTGGAGAACGATACAAGATACAGAACAAATCATCGATATCGCTAGTAAAAAGAAAAAAGCTATTGTCATCGGTGGTGGGCTACTTGGATTAGAGTGTGCACGTGGTTTATTAGACCAAGGTATGGATGTCACAGTACTTCATCTTGCTGAATGGTTAATGGAGATGCAACTGGATAGAAAAGCTGGCGATATGTTGAGAGCGGATCTTGAAAAGCAAGGCATGAAATTTGAATTGCAAGCCAACTCAAAACGCATTATAGGTCATGAGGATGTTGAAGCTGTTGAATTAGCGGACGGACGTGTGATTGAGACAGATTTAGTCGTTATGGCTGTAGGAATTAGACCTTATACAGAGGTGGCTAAAGATGCTGGATTAGATGTTCAAAGAGGTATTGTAGTCAATGATTTTCTACAAACGTCCGATTCAAATATCTATGCAATTGGAGAATGTGCTGAACACAATGGTAAAGTTTATGGTTTAGTTGCACCACTTTATGAACAGGGTAAAGTTCTTGCTGACTATTTAACTGGAAATGAAACAGAAGGTTACAAAGGTTCAACAACTTTCACTTCTTTAAAGGTTTCTGGTTGTGATTTATACAGTGCTGGTCAGATTGTTGAAAATGATGACATACACGGTATCGAGATTTTTAATAGCATTGACAATATTTATAAAAAGGTATATTTAAATCAAGGACAAGTTGTAGGAGCAGTACTTTATGGAGATACAGATGATGGATCTCGATTTTATAATATGATGAAGAAACATGAATCCCTCGAAGATTATACGCTTGTCTCATTATTACACAAAGGTGATGATACAGGTTCAGTTTCAATTGCTGATATGGCAGATGATGAAACAATTTGTGGTTGTAATGGTGTCAATAAAGGTACGATAGTGAACGCTATTACTAAAGAAGGTCTTACATCTGTCAATGAAGTAACCCAATCTACTAAAGCAGGTAATTCATGTGGTAAATGTAAAAAACAAATAGGAGAAATACTTCAATATACACTCGGGGATGACTTTGTAGCTGCTAAACCTTCAGGAATATGCAGTTGTACAGAACTTACTAGAGATCAAATTGTGACTCAAATCAGAGCTAAAGGTCTTAAAACATCCAAGGAAGTAAGACGTGTGTTGAATTTTAAAGATAAAAATGGATGCCCTAAATGTCGTCCTGCAATTAATTATTATCTAAATATGGTATATCCATTGGAGCATCAAGATAAACAAGACTCTCGATTTGCAAATGAGCGTTATCATGCCAATATACAAAATGATGGTACATTTTCTGTCATACCTCAAATGAGAGGAGGCGTAACAGATCCAGACCAGCTTATCAAACTTGGAGAAGTTGCTAAGAAATACAATGTGCCACTCGTAAAAGTAACAGGATCACAACGTATTGGATTATATGGCTTAAACAAAGAAGAATTACCTAATGTATGGAAGGATTTAGGGATGCGTTCAGCTTCCGCTTATGGTAAAAAAACGCGTTCTGTAAAAAGTTGTGTCGGAAAAGAATTTTGCCGTTTTGGTACACAATACACAACTCGTCTAGGTATTCGTCTCGAAAAAACTTTCGAATATATTGATACACCTCATAAGTTTAAAATGGGCGTCTCCGGTTGTCCTAGAAGTTGTGTAGAATCTGGTGTGAAAGACTTCGGTGTCATCTCAGTTGAAAATGGATACCAAATATATATTGGTGGCAATGGAGGTACTGATGTTACAGTCGGACAATTACTAACAACAGTAGAAACTGAAGATGAAGTCATTCAATTATGCGGTGCTTTAATGCAATATTATAGAGAAACTGGTATTTATGCCGAGAGAACTGCACCGTGGATTCGTCGATTAGGTTTTGAAAATGTGAAAGAAGTTTTATTAGATAAAGAAAGACAAGAAGAATTATTTAATAGAATTATGGAAGCGAAAAAAGCTATAGAAAATGAACCATGGCAAGCCATTGTAGAAAATAAAAATGCACAAAAAATCTTTGAAGTTGAGAAGGTGTAA
- the nirD gene encoding nitrite reductase small subunit NirD, with protein sequence MKAMEKVKVTTLDALTPLIGKKVIVDNKEIGIFLTEKGDVYAVSNICPHKKGPLSEGTVSGNYVYCPLHDQKIDLLSGKVQEPDSGCVQTYTVEVIDNEVYICL encoded by the coding sequence ATGAAAGCAATGGAAAAGGTGAAAGTTACAACATTAGATGCGTTAACACCACTTATAGGTAAAAAAGTCATTGTAGATAATAAAGAAATTGGAATATTTCTTACTGAAAAGGGAGATGTTTACGCTGTAAGTAATATCTGTCCGCATAAAAAAGGTCCATTGTCTGAAGGGACTGTAAGTGGAAATTATGTTTACTGTCCTTTACATGACCAAAAAATAGATTTGTTATCTGGAAAAGTACAAGAGCCAGATTCAGGTTGTGTCCAAACCTATACTGTTGAGGTTATCGATAATGAGGTTTATATATGTCTTTAA